The following coding sequences are from one Panicum hallii strain FIL2 chromosome 5, PHallii_v3.1, whole genome shotgun sequence window:
- the LOC112893719 gene encoding serine/threonine protein phosphatase 2A 55 kDa regulatory subunit B beta isoform-like isoform X2, which translates to MNGAAAPERSPSASPPPPAPAQAPPSPSPTQPLEWRFSQVFGERSAGEEVQDVDIISAIEFNKSGHHLATGDRGGRVVLFERTDVKDHACRKDAEKADYSISRHPEFRYKTEFQSHEPEFDYLKSLEIEEKINQIKWCQAANSALFLLSTNDKTIKFWKVQEKKVKKVSEMNLDRSTAANGSPGGVGYLSPSLSNGNALKPVGFDLLRMPVVTSQETSLAANCRRVYAHAHDYHINSISNNSDGETFISADDLRINLWNFEISSQSFNIIDVKPTNMEDLTEVITSAEFHPTHCNTLAYSSSKGSIRLVDLRQSALCDTHSQIFEQHEAPGSRSFFTEIIASISDIKFSKDGRHILSRDYMTLKLWDVKMNSGPVATFQVHEYLRPKLCDLYENDSIFDKFECCQSGDGLRVATGSYSNIFRVFGVGTGSNEATALEATRNPTRRQVQNPTRAARSLNTLTRAVRRGGESTGIDANGNSYDLSTKLLHLAWHPSENLIACAAANSLYMYYA; encoded by the exons ATGAACGGCGCCGCGGCACCGGAGCGCTCGCCCTCGGcctcgcccccgcccccggctcCGGCCcaggcgccgccgtcgccctcgCCCACGCAGCCGCTCGAGTGGAGGTTCTCCCAGGTGTTCGGCGAGCGCagcgccggggaggaggtccAGGATG TTGACATCATCTCAGCAATAGAGTTCAATAAATCAGGACATCATCTTGCCACTGGGGATAGAGGTGGACGAGTTGTTTTGTTTGAAAGGACAGATGTCAAAGAT CACGCTTGTAGAAAAGATGCTGAGAAAGCTGATTATTCTATCAGCAGGCATCCTGAATTTCGCTACAAAACTGAGTTTCAAAGCCATGAACCAGAG TTTGATTACCTTAAGAGCTTGGAAATTGAAGAGAAGATCAACCAAATAAAGTGGTGCCAAGCAGCAAATAGCGCATTGTTTCTGCTGTCCACAAATGACAAGACAATAAAGTTTTGGAAG GTCCAAGAAAAGAAGGTAAAAAAGGTATCTGAGATGAATTTGGACCGTTCAACTGCTGCAAATGGTAGTCCTGGTGGTGTGGGCTATCTGAGCCCATCTCTCTCAAATGGCAATGCTTTAAAGCCTGTTGGATTTGATTTGCTTCGCATGCCTGTG GTTACAAGCCAGGAAACAAGTCTTGCCGCAAATTGCCGAAGAGTATATGCTCATGCACATGACTACCATATAAACTCGATATCAAATAACAG TGACGGTGAAACATTTATATCAGCTGATGATTTGCGGATAAATCTTTGGAATTTTGAAATCAGCAGTCAGAGTTTCAATATTATTGATGTTAAGCCTACAAACATGGAGGATCTAACTG AGGTGATAACATCTGCTGAGTTCCACCCTACACATTGCAATACATTAGCTTATAGTAGCTCAAAGGGCTCCATTCGACTTGTTGATCTGCGGCAGTCAGCACTTTGTGACACTCATTCACAAAT CTTTGAGCAGCATGAGGCCCCAGGTTCAAGATCATTTTTCACTGAGATTATAGCCTCAATTTCGGACATAAAGTTTTCCAAGGATGGGAGGCATATTCTCAGTCGTGACTACATGACTCTGAAG CTTTGGGATGTTAAGATGAATTCTGGTCCAGTTGCAACATTCCAGGTTCATGAGTATCTAAGGCCTAAG TTATGTGATTTGTATGAAAATGACTCAATTTTCGACAAATTTGAATGTTGTCAAAGTGGTGATGGATTACGAGTAGCAACTGGTTCCTACAG CAACATTTTCCGTGTGTTTGGTGTTGGTACTGGTAGCAATGAGGCAACAGCACTTGAAGCAACTCGAAACCCTACAAG GAGGCAGGTCCAGAATCCCACAAGGGCTGCCAGATCCCTGAATACTCTGACAAGGGCTGTTAGACGAG GTGGAGAAAGCACTGGAATAGATGCCAACGGAAATTCCTATGACCTCAGCACAAAGTTGCTCCATTTGGCTTGGCACCCATCTGAAAATCTAATTGCGTGTGCTGCAGCCAACAGCTTGTACATGTACTATGCATAA
- the LOC112892192 gene encoding uncharacterized protein LOC112892192 — protein sequence MAAGPLVVDFPSMGTALCFSSLESLLRDSASGFLAAVSAAPAPGAADLTNFHRVFSRVLSAYPDPPLEAVWFFSALSFHDRPDDLRSLLQLLSAFAASSPGAAKPLALLAPVVSELFHSDKTRRETEALVEAVLSYISICSSRPAAASADGARTDAGSLLPAFGELVKVWSVRHSRDRCPFQVLFPLAGEEARQELMKEGCSVEYLAGVVVAEAFLLRLCLKVQNATGVSRAELQKELRIWVVSSIPVFQNQHFFGVLLNMLLKSPLPVYSLLSADDEILVRDVLYDALILVDYSFINNVSGVDQADLLPINLSRLIITLDAVNDARRKGDQGRAMSFVNAFLTSNVPNYLIKWATCQAGFGALNRPIANTPQALLQWLVDLEDKGLKVFGDSSSWVKGRLIYDEVKNGYGNRMGHSDADLFFIDKQSGGEVMDTKGSEDEEAVGMETSGNAFMAAAQLMKVETNGMRKRKGCGNEDAAAVKFVKYKVEDNSVKDYFSSANNGMSSGSEVENPQSDDEMQESD from the exons ATGGCCGCCGGCCCCCTCGTGGTGGACTTCCCCTCCATGGGCACCGCCCTCTGCTTCAGCAGCCTCGAGTCCCTCCTCCGCGACTCCGCCTCGggcttcctcgccgccgtctccgccgccccggcccccggcgccgccgaccTCACCAACTTTCACCGCGTCTTCTCCCGGGTCCTCAGCGCGTACCCGGACCCACCGCTGGAGGCCGTCTGGTTCTTCTCCGCGCTCTCCTTCCACGACCGCCCCGACGACCTCCGCTCCCTTCTGCAGCTCCTCTCTGCCTTCGCTGCCTCCTCGCCCGGCGCCGCCAAGCCGCTCGCGCTGCTGGCCCCCGTCGTCTCCGAGCTTTTCCACTCCGACAAGACGCGCAGGGAGACCGAGGCCCTCGTCGAGGCCGTGCTCAGCTACATCAGCATCTGCAGCAGCcgcccagccgccgcctcggcTGATGGGGCCAGAACCGACGCCGGGAGCCTGCTGCCTGCCTTTGGGGAGCTCGTCAAGGTGTGGAGCGTGCGGCACTCGAGGGACAGATGCCCGTTCCAGGTGCTGTTCCCGCTCGCCGGGGAGGAGGCCAGGCAAGAGCTGATGAAGGAAGGCTGCAGCGTTGAGTACCTCGCCGGGGTGGTGGTGGCTGAGGCGTTCCTGCTCAGGCTCTGCCTCAAGGTGCAGAATGCAACAGGTGTATCTCGCGCTGAGCTGCAGAAGGAGCTCAGGATCTGGGTGGTCAGCTCCATCCCGGTCTTCCAGAACCAGCACTTTTTTG GTGTCCTGCTGAACATGCTCTTGAAATCTCCGCTGCCTGTTTACTCACTACTG AGTGCTGATGATGAAATTTTGGTGAGAGATGTCCTTTATGATGCTCTGATCTTGGTGGATTATTCTTTCATTAACAATGTTTCTGGAGTTGATCAAGCTGACCTCTTGCCTATAAATTTGTCGAGATTGATTATCACTCTTGATGCGGTCAATGATGCCAG GAGGAAAGGTGATCAAGGGAGAGCAATGTCATTTGTCAACGCCTTCTTGACCTCCAACGTTCCCAATTACCTCATCAAGTGGGCTACTTGTCAAGCTGGCTTTGGTGCACTCAACAGACCAATTGCCAATACTCCCCAAGCTCTTCTCC AGTGGCTTGTTGACCTTGAAGATAAGGGGCTCAAAGTGTTTGGAGATAGCAGTTCTTGGGTTAAGGGGAGGCTTATTTATGATGAGGTCAAGAATGGCTATGGGAACAGGATGGGTCATTCAGACGCAGACCTTTTCTTCATTGATAAACAGAGTGGTGGGGAGGTTATGGACACCAAAGGCAGCGAGGATGAAGAAGCTGTGGGGATGGAGACCTCAGGTAATGCTTTTATGGCTGCTGCTCAGTTGATGAAGGTGGAGACTAACGGCATGCGGAAGAGGAAGGGCTGTGGAAATGAAGATGCTGCTGCTGTGAAGTTTGTGAAGTACAAGGTAGAAGACAACTCAGTCAAGGACTACTTCTCGTCAGCGAACAATGGCATGAGCAGCGGTAGTGAGGTAGAGAACCCGCAGTCTGATGATGAGATGCAAGAATCAGACTGA
- the LOC112894171 gene encoding uncharacterized protein LOC112894171, whose amino-acid sequence MMAGDDDLAALREQIALTSSAAISASDLDHAFQLQLAEAIQASLLVSGPNAAAASSSSQAAPALPVPESSSDAAYAFAVQAANLARAEQDRRDAEACRAAHARAAASARVAAHDALFARELAAIPEDQWAHDGDYFERPLESDKSHRPLFRVLSKGMASREVVGPRDRDPSVAVLAAAICGPQGEVLLRIHKPVERFVGGRMIVEVMALMEGLDAALGLGIRSVTIVTGYRPLYNHMLGIWRPSGRNLADMINQVLSVRRKFDQCAISLVEPSQVSYVVKLATDSITVLITKARAANANMAKRENCTICMEDTDITKIHMVEGCAHRFCFSCMKEHVKVKLLNGMLPGCPQGGCTTKLTVEGSKIFLSPRLLGIMVQRVREGQIPPNQKVYCPYPKCSALMSLKEVMHPMQESSSNYTATDAATLRKCVKCRGSFCINCKVPWHDRMTCYDYKRRYPHARPEDAKLQNLARQRLWRQCVKCKHMIELAEGCYHMICVCGFEFCYTCGKEWKEKKATCSCPLWDEHNIIREVDEDDDDYEEDEDDVYF is encoded by the exons ATGATGGCCGGCGACGACGACCTCGCCGCCCTGCGCGAGCAGATCGCCCTCACATCCTCCGCCGCCATCTCCGCCTCCGACCTAGATCACGCCTTCCAACTCCAACTCGCCGAGGCCATCCAAGCCTCCCTCCTCGTCTCCGGGCccaatgccgccgccgcctcatcTTCGTCGCAAGCCGCCCCCGCGCTCCCCGTCCCCGAGTCCTCCTCGGACGCCGCCTACGCCTTCGCGGTCCAGGCCGCCAACCTCGCGCGCGCCGAGCAGGACCGCCGCGACGCCGAGGCCTGccgcgccgcccacgcccgggccgccgcctccgcccgcgtcGCCGCGCACGACGCCCTCTTCGCGCGCGAACTCGCCGCCATCCCGGAGGACCAGTGGGCCCACGACGGCGACTACTTCGAGCGCCCCCTGGAGTCGGACAAGTCGCACCGCCCGCTCTTCCGCGTCTTGTCCAAGGGCATGGCGAGCAGGGAGGTCGTTGGCCCGCGGGACCGCGACCCCAGCGTCGCGGTGCTCGCGGCGGCTATCTGCGGGCCGCAGGGGGAGGTGTTGCTCAGGATACACAAGCCGGTGGAGCGCTTTGTGGGCGGCCGCATGATAGTCGAGGTGATGGCGCTCATGGAAGGCCTCGACGCCGCGCTGGGGCTGGGCATCCGCAGCGTCACCATCGTCACCGGTTACCGGCCGCTGTACAACCAT ATGCTTGGGATCTGGCGTCCATCAGGGAGGAATCTGGCAGATATGATCAATCAGGTTCTGTCAGTGCGAAGGAAATTCGATCAGTGCGCAATTTCACTTGTTGAGCCAAGCCAAGTCAGTTATGTGGTTAAATTGGCAACAGATTCAATAACTGTTCTGATTACCAAAGCCCGTGCTGCCAATGCTAACATGGCGAAAAGAGAGAATTGCACTATCTGCATGGAAGACACTGACATTACCAAAATCCATATGGTTGAAGGTTGTGCACATCGCTTTTGCTTCTCCTGCATGAAGGAGCATGTGAAAGTTAAGCTACTCAATGGAATGCTCCCAGGTTGCCCACAAGGTGGTTGCACCACAAAGCTAACTGTGGAGGGTTCAAAGATATTCCTGTCACCACGGCTGTTAGGGATCATGGTGCAACGTGTGAGGGAAGGGCAAATTCCTCCAAATCAAAAGGTTTACTGTCCATATCCCAAGTGTTCAGCATTGATGTCCTTGAAAGAAGTGATGCATCCAATGCAAGAATCCAGCTCAAATTACACGGCTACTGATGCAGCCACGTTGAGGAAGTGTGTGAAATGCAGGGGATCATTCTGCATCAACTGTAAGGTCCCGTGGCATGATAGGATGACTTGCTATGACTACAAGAGGAGGTACCCCCATGCTCGTCCAGAAGATGCAAAGTTACAGAACCTTGCGCGGCAACGTTTGTGGCGCCAATGTGTGAAATGCAAGCACATGATTGAACTTGCGGAGGGATGCTATCACATGATCTGCGT GTGTGGCTTTGAGTTCTGCTACACATGTGGGAAAGAATGGAAGGAGAAGAAAGCAACCTGCTCCTGCCCGCTGTGGGACGAACACAACATCATCAGGGAGGTcgatgaggatgatgatgatTATGAGGAAGATGAGGACGATGTTTACTTCTAG
- the LOC112893719 gene encoding serine/threonine protein phosphatase 2A 55 kDa regulatory subunit B beta isoform-like isoform X1 yields the protein MNGAAAPERSPSASPPPPAPAQAPPSPSPTQPLEWRFSQVFGERSAGEEVQDVDIISAIEFNKSGHHLATGDRGGRVVLFERTDVKDHACRKDAEKADYSISRHPEFRYKTEFQSHEPEFDYLKSLEIEEKINQIKWCQAANSALFLLSTNDKTIKFWKVQEKKVKKVSEMNLDRSTAANGSPGGVGYLSPSLSNGNALKPVGFDLLRMPVVVTSQETSLAANCRRVYAHAHDYHINSISNNSDGETFISADDLRINLWNFEISSQSFNIIDVKPTNMEDLTEVITSAEFHPTHCNTLAYSSSKGSIRLVDLRQSALCDTHSQIFEQHEAPGSRSFFTEIIASISDIKFSKDGRHILSRDYMTLKLWDVKMNSGPVATFQVHEYLRPKLCDLYENDSIFDKFECCQSGDGLRVATGSYSNIFRVFGVGTGSNEATALEATRNPTRRQVQNPTRAARSLNTLTRAVRRGGESTGIDANGNSYDLSTKLLHLAWHPSENLIACAAANSLYMYYA from the exons ATGAACGGCGCCGCGGCACCGGAGCGCTCGCCCTCGGcctcgcccccgcccccggctcCGGCCcaggcgccgccgtcgccctcgCCCACGCAGCCGCTCGAGTGGAGGTTCTCCCAGGTGTTCGGCGAGCGCagcgccggggaggaggtccAGGATG TTGACATCATCTCAGCAATAGAGTTCAATAAATCAGGACATCATCTTGCCACTGGGGATAGAGGTGGACGAGTTGTTTTGTTTGAAAGGACAGATGTCAAAGAT CACGCTTGTAGAAAAGATGCTGAGAAAGCTGATTATTCTATCAGCAGGCATCCTGAATTTCGCTACAAAACTGAGTTTCAAAGCCATGAACCAGAG TTTGATTACCTTAAGAGCTTGGAAATTGAAGAGAAGATCAACCAAATAAAGTGGTGCCAAGCAGCAAATAGCGCATTGTTTCTGCTGTCCACAAATGACAAGACAATAAAGTTTTGGAAG GTCCAAGAAAAGAAGGTAAAAAAGGTATCTGAGATGAATTTGGACCGTTCAACTGCTGCAAATGGTAGTCCTGGTGGTGTGGGCTATCTGAGCCCATCTCTCTCAAATGGCAATGCTTTAAAGCCTGTTGGATTTGATTTGCTTCGCATGCCTGTGGTA GTTACAAGCCAGGAAACAAGTCTTGCCGCAAATTGCCGAAGAGTATATGCTCATGCACATGACTACCATATAAACTCGATATCAAATAACAG TGACGGTGAAACATTTATATCAGCTGATGATTTGCGGATAAATCTTTGGAATTTTGAAATCAGCAGTCAGAGTTTCAATATTATTGATGTTAAGCCTACAAACATGGAGGATCTAACTG AGGTGATAACATCTGCTGAGTTCCACCCTACACATTGCAATACATTAGCTTATAGTAGCTCAAAGGGCTCCATTCGACTTGTTGATCTGCGGCAGTCAGCACTTTGTGACACTCATTCACAAAT CTTTGAGCAGCATGAGGCCCCAGGTTCAAGATCATTTTTCACTGAGATTATAGCCTCAATTTCGGACATAAAGTTTTCCAAGGATGGGAGGCATATTCTCAGTCGTGACTACATGACTCTGAAG CTTTGGGATGTTAAGATGAATTCTGGTCCAGTTGCAACATTCCAGGTTCATGAGTATCTAAGGCCTAAG TTATGTGATTTGTATGAAAATGACTCAATTTTCGACAAATTTGAATGTTGTCAAAGTGGTGATGGATTACGAGTAGCAACTGGTTCCTACAG CAACATTTTCCGTGTGTTTGGTGTTGGTACTGGTAGCAATGAGGCAACAGCACTTGAAGCAACTCGAAACCCTACAAG GAGGCAGGTCCAGAATCCCACAAGGGCTGCCAGATCCCTGAATACTCTGACAAGGGCTGTTAGACGAG GTGGAGAAAGCACTGGAATAGATGCCAACGGAAATTCCTATGACCTCAGCACAAAGTTGCTCCATTTGGCTTGGCACCCATCTGAAAATCTAATTGCGTGTGCTGCAGCCAACAGCTTGTACATGTACTATGCATAA